From the genome of Spinacia oleracea cultivar Varoflay chromosome 2, BTI_SOV_V1, whole genome shotgun sequence, one region includes:
- the LOC110782076 gene encoding uncharacterized protein has protein sequence MKATEAANNPAKQFEEAILSRKQYLDTARDHYLTALAGLSGGKQEQPKISPCSDSSLLLEDNVCNLAVEAEQASTTPGHGLEKTFSEMDVQMLYPNGVLKASEKDLEAVKLQFNKSLARNTKSQITEMICKLGILGKEIDTIDAADSKTTRTASIDPDNAMESLRKTVVESSSIHRMVESLKAKLDNLKKEHAGLSDVDVGAESAARNLNFRFFRSKPENEGCFAKKDKASQTSEEVTQDKEVNDLKIKARGLKREHDAAKFSKNVEKRPKIMPDVDEAKERIVSSADLVKSFPEGIHPACVSTSESSARFMISEDELESSSQQVGKSAKLDRGTSVAAKEGVEGEKCDYASEFSIRDFVFAARNRDISLNWPFSQKNLQLCLKHGVKNVLPSFQPLDSPRDSSMNCLAENILRSEESNVRLSMFNNHIAPDTILQLDHSWNQDLAEGYRDSDSFRTGGERDLVFKTVATANSQSEVGSVSTSNLPLSEVSDEREAVGSAANNKTNSSASQLSSKKCKVAVKIRVNSKRNTPEDITSPCTGPPETISSKICPVCETFSSSSNTTLNAHIDQCLSSQSPPIWMKSSKLIKPRIKPRKIRLMTDICATAPCCTLEDLDRRNGTNWAANADLPLEEADVPSERRCPGVSSRYLKQNADDGSVYIDSSGRKIRILSKFNSTSPSFSKAREDQRPKKQSRKAKRSKFFSPNRKRCLAKHLKYLKATRQRKRSFSSKTKGPSVEACGLQDAVREVGGEKQPASFVKRVQVQEQNHPGDPGGITKLSRCEVQATKDSLIGNDQVGNAEVGPRWTPVKKHIDLPKISVSFTQSNLTTPAISPVWVDRRSDGSCREKMLGGRSLRGAVRENRDALQVSLKSGATLSNRNIAVESTPNSSDSAVVPAPPLEREADIQPNVLPNAVISFSTSRGLLRSCRAGPSKGMRPRNPKAMISPNRSCARGCQSNSEKIGPALENSRDCHEDEEAEAWSTDTSEQFDATIDHPKSTRISDSLGRSNMVKVRQKRALEYGQNGDTNRDNELADDTRGCVSSAMTGLHNETEFIASVSSSSLAIGVNKTSLRTTFNPELEKVVDVSQSKLLQCSDKFQSPLFRAEASGNLSQPGLNDECEMLCGNLADSQRLELKTGDYILNFGHGGFSPEVDPMLIIPGPPGSDLPSFSDMGSEDDNYELGRRQEVDGDLSESPFSATSTISNLGRNRTDDVTVNEQKSFGVSLSVPDNVYPVWLGASCGPFPGISTVSSRITAPESERVTRVNSSANDVIDLQCCPQIEEITQSTMTSQESQLLGWRPTFSKSFSGGNHTYSALDGNSIVVNDRNAVLSSSNYHRENSVNSADPFSRTGDCDSISPSALTLRLMGKDLKVSNQIDTDLSRSQAAINGDMNKLVKRSWEPQSPTFLRPLPHVQDHPQFLPVRHFDVESSNVMHSFGSHNQSSGGMYLNERMHAGFSVLGAGPFRR, from the exons ATGAAGGCGACAGAAGCTGCAAATAATCCCGCCAAGCAATTTGAAGAGGCAATTTTGTCTAGGAAGCAGTACTTAGATACTGCTAGGGATCACTACTTGACCGCACTTGCTGGGCTGAGTGGCGGAAAACAAGAACAACCAAAGATATCCCCTTGTAGTGATTCATCTTTGCTGTTGGAAGACAATGTCTGCAATCTAGCAGTTGAAGCTGAACAAGCATCCACCACACCAGGACATGGGCTAGAAAAGACATTTTCTGAAATGGATGTACAAATGCTGTATCCTAATGGAGTTCTCAAAGCATCTGAAAAGGATTTGGAGGCTGTGAAGTTACAATTTAATAAATCTCTTGCTAGAAATACGAAATCCCAAATCACGGAAATGATTTGTAAACTTGGGATTTTGGGGAAGGAAATAGATACTATTGATGCTGCAGATTCAAAAACGACAAGGACTGCCTCAATAGATCCTGATAATGCTATGGAGTCACTGCGAAAGACAGTGGTAGAAAGTAGCTCCATCCACAGGATGGTAGAGTCTTTAAAAGCTAAACTTGACAATTTGAAGAAAGAACATGCAGGATTAAGTGATGTTGACGTAGGAGCAGAATCTGCTGCTAGGAATCTGAATTTCAGGTTCTTTAGAAGCAAACCCGAGAATGAAGGATGTTTTGCAAAGAAAGATAAAGCTAGTCAAACTTCTGAAGAAGTAACTCAGGATAAAGAAGTTAATGACCTGAAGATTAAAGCAAGAGGGTTGAAAAGGGAACATGATGCTGCAAAATTTTCTAAAAATGTGGAGAAGAGACCAAAAATCATGCCTGATGTTGATGAAGCAAAAGAGCGTATAGTGAGCTCGGCCGATCTGGTTAAGAGCTTTCCTGAGGGAATTCATCCTGCATGTGTATCAACGTCTGAATCTAGTGCCCGATTTATGAtttctgaagatgagcttgagtCATCAAGCCAGCAAGTGGGGAAGTCAGCTAAGTTGGATAGGGGAACTTCGGTTGCAGCAAAGGAAGGAGTTGAGGGGGAAAAATGTGACTATGCTTCTGAATTCTCCATTCG AGACTTTGTCTTTGCTGCTCGGAATAGAGATATCAGCCTGAATTGGCCCTTTTCTCAGAAAAATTTGCAACTTTGTCTGAAGCATGGTGTAAAGAATGTATTGCCTTCTTTTCAGCCTCTAGATTCTCCGAGAGATAGTTCCATGAATTGTTTGGCTGAGAATATATTGCGCAGTGAAGAAAGTAATGTGAGGCTGTCAATGTTTAATAATCATATTGCACCTGACACTATACTGCAACTGGATCATTCATGGAACCAGGATCTTGCTGAAGGCTACAGGGATTCAGATTCATTTCGTACTGGAGGGGAAAGAGATTTGGTATTCAAGACTGTTGCGACTGCTAATTCTCAATCAGAAGTAGGGTCAGTTTCCACTAGCAACCTTCCTTTGTCGGAAGTCTCGGATGAACGAGAAGCTGTGGGTTCAGCTGCTAATAACAAGACAAACAGTTCAGCCTCACAACTATCCAGTAAGAAGTGCAAAGTGGCAGTGAAGATTCGTGTTAACAGTAAACGTAACACACCTGAAGATATCACCTCTCCTTGTACTGGCCCTCCCGAGACAATTTCTTCGAAGATTTGCCCAGTCTGTGAAACTTTCTCATCATCTTCAAATACTACTTTGAATGCCCATATTGATCAATGTCTCTCTTCACAATCTCCTCCTATCTGGATGAAGAGTTCAAAGCTAATCAAGCCTAGAATAAAGCCAAGAAAGATAAGATTAATGACTGATATCTGTGCCACAGCCCCTTGCTGCACATTGGAAGATTTGGATAGGAGAAATGGTACTAACTGGGCTGCAAATGCAGATTTACCCTTGGAGGAGGCTGATGTACCTTCTGAACGGAGATGTCCTGGAGTATCATCCAGATATCTTAAACAAAATGCTGATGATGGTTCTGTTTATATTGACTCGAGTGGAAGAAAAATACGTATTCTTTCGAAGTTCAATAGTACGTCACCATCATTTTCAAAGGCTAGAGAGGATCAAAGACCCAAAAAGCAATCAAGAAAGGCCAAGAGAAGCAAATTCTTTTCACCTAATAGGAAAAGGTGTCTTGCTAAACATTTGAAGTATCTTAAAGCCACCCGTCAAAGAAAACGGTCTTTCTCTTCGAAGACCAAGGGACCTTCTGTTGAA GCTTGTGGGCTACAAGATGCTGTGCGTGAAGTGGGAGGCGAGAAACAACCAGCCTCATTTGTTAAGAGAGTCCAAGTTCAAGAACAGAACCATCCCGGTGATCCTGGAGGCATTACCAAACTCTCCAGGTGTGAGGTTCAAGCAACAAAAGATTCGCTCATTGGGAATGATCAAGTTGGGAATGCTGAGGTGGGGCCTAGATGGACACCTGTCAAGAAGCATATTGATTTGCCAAAGATATCCGTCTCCTTTACTCAAAGTAACTTGACAACTCCTGCTATTTCCCCTGTTTGGGTGGACCGGAGGAGTGACGGTTCTTGTAGAGAGAAGATGTTGGGTGGCCGTTCACTGAGAGGCGCAGTCCGGGAAAATAGAGACGCATTGCAGGTATCTTTGAAGTCAGGAGCTACTCTGTCTAACAGGAATATCGCCGTGGAATCTACGCCAAATTCTTCAGATTCCGCTGTGGTTCCAGCTCCTCCCCTTGAAAGAGAAGCTGACATCCAACCAAACGTTTTGCCAAATGCCGTTATATCCTTTTCTACTAGCAGGGGACTGTTGCGTAGTTGTCGTGCTGGACCATCGAAAGGAATGAGACCGCGCAATCCAAAAGCTATGATTTCACCCAACCGCTCTTGTGCTCGTGGGTGTCAGTCTAATTCTGAAAAAATTGGTCCAGCCCTTGAAAACTCTCGTGACTGCCATGAAGATGAAGAGGCTGAAGCTTGGTCTACTGACACTAGTGAACAGTTTGATGCTACGATTGACCACCCAAAAAGTACCAGAATTTCCGACTCTCTTGGTAGAAGTAACATGGTCAAAGTGCGACAAAAAAGAGCCTTGGAATATGGTCAGAATGGAGATACCAACAGAGATAATGAACTTGCTGATGACACACGTGGTTGCGTCAGTTCTGCCATGACAGGTCTTCATAATGAAACAGAGTTTATTGCTTCAGTTTCATCTTCCAGCTTGGCTATTGGGGTAAATAAGACTAGTTTGAGGACAACGTTTAATCCTGAACTAGAAAAAGTTGTGGATGTATCTCAGTCTAAATTACTCCAATGTTCAGACAAATTTCAGAGTCCTTTATTCAGGGCTGAAGCTAGTGGTAATCTAAGCCAACCTGGTCTAAATGATGAGTGTGAGATGCTTTGTGGAAATTTGGCGGATTCTCAGAGACTGGAGCTTAAGACCGGAGATTACATTCTCAATTTCGGTCATGGAGGTTTTTCTCCGGAAGTTGATCCAATGCTTATTATTCCAGGACCACCAGGATCAGATTTGCCCAGTTTCAGTGATATGGGCTCTGAAGATGATAATTATGAACTTGGAAGAAGACAGGAGGTTGATGGAGATCTGTCAGAATCCCCATTTTCTGCCACATCCACCATCTCAAACTTGGGTAGAAATAGAACAGATGATGTTACTGTCAATGAACAAAAATCTTTTGGTGTTTCTCTTTCAGTCCCCGATAATGTTTATCCAGTGTGGTTAGGTGCCAGCTGTGGACCTTTTCCGGGGATTTCAACAGTTTCTTCACGAATTACTGCTCCTGAGAGTGAAAGGGTTACTCGTGTTAATAGTTCGGCAAATGACGTGATTGATCTGCAATGCTGTCCACAAATTGAAGAGATTACTCAAAGCACTATGACTTCCCAGGAATCTCAACTTCTAGGTTGGAGACCAACATTTTCCAAGAGTTTTTCTGGAGGAAATCATACATATTCCGCATTGGATGgaaattcaattgttgttaaTGACCGAAATGCTGTCCTTTCTTCCAGCAACTATCACAGGGAAAACTCAGTGAACTCAGCTGATCCATTTTCAAGAACTGGTGACTGTGATTCTATCAGTCCTTCTGCCCTAACTCTCCGGTTAATGGGCAAGGATTTAAAGGTTAGTAACCAGATAGACACCGATCTTTCAAGGTCTCAAGCTGCCATAAATGGTGACATGAATAAATTGGTTAAAAGAAGTTGGGAACCTCAGAGTCCCACTTTTTTGAGACCTCTTCCTCATGTTCAGGATCATCCACAGTTTTTACCTGTGCGACATTTTGATGTTGAATCTTCAAATGTGATGCATAGTTTTGGAAGCCATAACCAATCCTCAGGGGGCATGTACCTCAATGAGCGTATGCATGCTGGTTTTTCTGTTCTTGGAGCAGGGCCTTTCCGAAGATAA
- the LOC110782195 gene encoding uncharacterized protein, whose amino-acid sequence MSSNKEEALISFSNTSSASSPITLSEGIGGDNNNNSQIGSASNSFQSDSILYDGGGSSSGDPEFGFFRPDFRQNVLLGSVQYYDRHVFMCYKNPRNWPPRIDAAEFDRLPRLLSAALASRKSDMNKETRLTICEGRDGTETSNGDVLIFPDMIRYRRLTHFDVDTFVEEVLITDGEWLPGNPEKLKGYYIFVCCHGSRDRRCGVCGPPLVARFKEEVDLHGLQGKVSISPCSHVGGHKYAGNVIIFGSRVDGQVTGHWYGYVTPDDVPNLLEQHVLKGEIVEWLWRGQMGLSEDEQQKAQELRLHNKEGNHTGNSRQFYSELPEINSPTCGSRFGSNGCCQTNGNAACCQNPVSVGKEEDDDFVIHEGQVKIANGKNSYNNNRLGKRKVCAMPSWFESWEREDTYAALAVACAAVSVGVAYSCYKQL is encoded by the exons ATGTCAAGCAACAAAGAAGAAGCATTAATAAGCTTCTCAAACACATCATCAGCATCATCTCCAATCACACTTTCAGAAGGAATTGGTggggacaacaacaacaacagtcaGATTGGGAGCGCTTCAAACAGCTTCCAAAGCGACAGTATTCTATATGATGGCGGCGGAAGTAGCAGCGGTGACCCGGAGTTTGGGTTTTTTAGGCCCGATTTCCGACAAAATGTGTTGTTGGGTAGTGTTCAATACTATGATCGCCATGTTTTTATGTGTTATAAAAACCCTCGAAATTGGCCCCCTCGTATTGATGCTGCTGAATTTGATCGCTTGCCTAGGCTTCTTTCTGCTGCTTTGGCTTCTCGTAAATCAGATATGAACAAGGAG ACCCGGCTAACAATCTGCGAGGGACGTGATGGAACCGAAACATCAAACGGAGACGTATTAATTTTCCCAGACATGATCAGATACAG GAGATTGACACATTTTGATGTTGATACCTTTGTTGAAGAAGTTCTTATTACAGATGGTGAATGGCTTCCTGGAAACCCAGAAAAGCTTAAAGGCTATTACATTTTTGTATGTTGTCATGGGAGCCGAGATCGCCGTTGTGGTGTGTGTGGACCTCCATTGGTTGCTAGATTCAAAGAAGAGGTAGATTTACACGGTCTTCAAGGAAAAGTCTCAATTAGCCCTTGCTCTCATGTTGGTGGTCACAAATATGCTGGAAATGTAATCATCTTTGGATCTAGGGTTGACGGGCAAGTCACTGGGCACTG GTATGGATATGTTACACCAGACGATGTGCCTAATTTGCTTGAACAACATGTATTGAAGGGAGAAATTGTAGAATGGCTGTGGAG GGGTCAAATGGGTTTATCTGAGGATGAACAACAAAAAGCCCAAGAACTGAGGCTCCACAACAAAGAAGGAAACCACACAGGAAACAGTAGACAGTTCTATTCCGAGTTGCCGGAGATTAACTCTCCGACATGTGGATCTCGTTTTGGGTCCAACGGCTGTTGCCAGACAAACGGAAATGCTGCGTGCTGTCAAAACCCCGTTTCAGTGGGTAAGGAGGaagatgatgattttgttattCATGAAGGACAAGTAAAAATAGCCAATGGGAAGAACAGCTACAATAATAATAGGCTTGGAAAGAGGAAAGTATGTGCTATGCCTTCATGGTTCGAGAGCTGGGAACGTGAAGATACATACGCAGCCCTTGCAGTTGCTTGTGCTGCTGTTTCAGTGGGAGTCGCGTATAGCTGCTACAAGCAACTGTAA
- the LOC130468094 gene encoding WEB family protein At5g55860 — MVHSAERPKNTGSPKVEVGEIDTRAPFQSVKDAVNLFGEVAFSGERPAIRKAKPQSAERALVKETELHLAQKQLNKLKEQLRNAENTKAEALLELEKANRTVENLEQKLKILNESKETAIQATEAAKQLAKQLEDANSGKNALTNGSHEEESGDAKERYTTVISELNAAKKELAKVRQDYDTSLEAKASATKQAAKAEHAAKANTDRASELSKEISSLKETIDQVRQASVSTQQEQATIFSEKDIERQFYKARLEESVMKLQEMKKEFDPEISRELEAKLAEAMGEIEVLRKEVENAKTSDVDCVKTVTLELDGAKESLHKVLEEGSSLQNLVNSLKQELENLRKEHAELKEKETETESVAGNLHVKLRKCKSELEASIEEEAKASGATDEMVATLSHLTEEAESARLQAEGMRSKAQELKKEAAATRVSLDEAEKKLKLALEEAEEAKAAEANAIDQIQALSERTDAARSSTSESGSKITISRDEFKALSRKAEGSDKLAEMKIEAAMAQVEAVKASEDEAIKRLEAVRKEIDDMKAATQEALKKAEMSEAAKKAVESELRRWREREQKKATEAASRILAETRVVQAQVQSPVTKTRAQLMSTKSGPVDYKFQVQYASEMANGGKNSLEKPKTSVSKKVLLPNLSGIFHKKKSQVEGGSPSYLPGEN, encoded by the exons ATGGTGCACTCAGCTGAACGACCAAAAAATACAGGCTCTCCTAAAGTTGAAGTAGGAGAGATAGATACCAGGGCTCCATTTCAGTCTGTGAAAGATGCTGTCAACTTATTTGGCGAGGTTGCATTTTCTGGAGAAAGACCTGCAATTAGGAAGGCAAAACCACAGTCGGCAGAG AGAGCTCTGGTTAAGGAGACGGAACTTCACCTGGCTCAAAAGCAGCTGAACAAGTTAAAGGAACAGCTAAGAAATGCTGAAAATACCAAAGCAGAAGCACTTCTAGAACTTGAGAAAGCTAACAGGACTGTGGAAAATCTAGAACAGAAGCTCAAAATCTTAAATGAATCCAAAGAAACTGCAATTCAAGCAACAGAAGCTGCAAAACAACTTGCAAAGCAGCTTGAAGATGCAAACAGTGGCAAAAATGCTCTGACCAATGGTTCTCACGAAGAAGAATCCGGAGATGCAAAAGAACGGTACACGACTGTAATCTCGGAACTTAATGCTGCCAAGAAAGAGTTGGCGAAAGTCCGTCAGGATTATGATACATCTTTGGAAGCAAAAGCTTCTGCCACCAAACAAGCTGCAAAAGCCGAGCATGCAGCGAAAGCAAACACAGATCGAGCTTCTGAACTTTCAAAGGAAATTTCTTCTCTCAAGGAAACGATTGATCAAGTGAGGCAAGCTTCAGTTTCAACCCAACAGGAGCAAGCGACTATCTTCTCTGAGAAAGACATTGAGAGACAATTTTACAAAGCCAGATTGGAGGAGTCTGTGATGAAGTTGCAGGAAATGAAGAAAGAGTTTGATCCTGAAATTTCCAGAGAACTAGAGGCTAAACTGGCAGAAGCAATGGGTGAAATCGAGGTTTTAAGGAAGGAAGTGGAGAATGCGAAGACATCCGACGTAGACTGCGTGAAAACGGTTACTTTAGAGCTAGACGGGGCAAAGGAATCCCTGCATAAAGTGTTGGAAGAGGGAAGTTCCCTTCAGAATCTGGTGAATTCTCTGAAACAGGAGTTAGAGAATTTGAGAAAAGAGCATGCAGAACTGAAAGAGAAAGAAACAGAGACAGAATCCGTTGCTGGGAATCTGCATGTTAAGCTCCGTAAATGTAAGTCTGAGCTCGAAGCTTCCATTGAAGAAGAAGCTAAAGCTAGTGGGGCCACAGATGAAATGGTTGCAACGTTGAGTCACTTAACAGAAGAGGCAGAAAGTGCTAGACTTCAAGCAGAAGGGATGAGGTCCAAGGCTCAAGAGCTCAAAAAGGAAGCTGCTGCTACCCGGGTTTCTCTAGATGAAGCTGAGAAAAAGCTGAAACTTGCACTTGAAGAAGCCGAGGAAGCGAAAGCAGCTGAGGCGAACGCCATTGATCAGATTCAGGCTTTGTCTGAAAGAACAGATGCAGCTCGTTCCTCCACCTCGGAATCAGGGTCCAAAATCACCATCTCACGGGATGAGTTTAAGGCTTTGAGCAGGAAAGCAGAGGGGTCCGATAAGCTTGCGGAGATGAAGATAGAAGCTGCAATGGCACAAGTGGAGGCGGTGAAGGCGAGTGAGGATGAAGCAATCAAGAGATTGGAGGCTGTTCGGAAGGAAATAGATGATATGAAAGCTGCAACACAGGAGGCGTTGAAGAAGGCTGAGATGTCCGAGGCAGCGAAAAAAGCCGTGGAGAGTGAGCTTCGGAgatggagagagagagagcagaaGAAGGCAACTGAGGCTGCATCCCGTATTTTGGCAGAGACACGGGTTGTCCAAGCTCAGGTTCAGTCACCGGTTACAAAGACACGCGCACAACTGATGTCGACAAAGTCGGGGCCTGTTGATTACAAGTTTCAAGTACAGTATGCATCAGAAATGGCTAATGGGGGGAAGAATAGTTTGGAGAAACCGAAAACTTCAGTGTCGAAGAAAGTGCTATTGCCTAATCTTAGTGGTATATTTCATAAGAAGAAAAGTCAGGTGGAAGGCGGATCGCCATCTTATCTTCCGGGTGAGAATTGA
- the LOC110782075 gene encoding phosphatidylinositol/phosphatidylcholine transfer protein SFH2: MGIANDDAIKQFEILMEGVDESLKNTFQNMHQGYPTETYVRFLRARDWNVEKAHKMLVDSLNWRVQNEIDNILTKPIVPAELYRKVRDSQLVGLSGYSKEGLPVVAIGVGHSSYDKASVNYYVQSHIQMNEYRDRVVMPLASQRYERPISTCIKVLDMTGLKISALNQIKLLTVITTIDDLNYPEKTDTYFIVNAPYIFSACWKVVRPLLQERTRKKIQVLQGCGKDELLKIMDYASLPHFCKREGSGSSRHSRNNGMSDNCFSFDHPFHQELYNFVREQAAPRPPLKQGSFHVAFPEPDADDAKIAKTIETEFHRLEDQKDKNGLVRSLSKQISDLDIKIN, encoded by the exons ATGGGTATTGCCAATGACgatgctatcaaacaatttGAGATTTTGATGGAAGGAG TTGATGAATCACTGAAGAACACTTTTCAG AATATGCATCAGGGATACCCTACTGAAACATATGTTCGGTTTCTCAGAGCTAGAGATTGGAATGTCGAGAAGGCACACAAAATG TTGGTGGACAGCTTAAATTGGAGGGTGCAAAATGAGATCGATAATATATTAACC AAACCTATTGTTCCTGCTGAGCTATACCGAAAAGTGCGCGACTCTCAGCTTGTAGGACTTTCGGGTTACTCAAAAGAG GGTTTGCCTGTCGTTGCCATTGGCGTGGGACATAGCTCGTATGACAAAGCATCC GTCAACTACTATGTGCAGTCGCATATACAAATGAATGAATACAGAGACCGTGTTGTAATG CCACTGGCATCGCAGAGGTATGAACGACCGATAAGTACCTGTATCAAGGTACTTGATATGACCGGCTTAAAAATATCGGCCCTTAATCAAATAAAG CTCTTGACTGTCATAACTACTATTGATGACTTGAACTATCCAGAGAAGACAGATACCTATTTCATCGTTAATGCACCATACATATTCTCAGCATGTTGGAAG GTTGTCAGGCCTCTTTTGCAAGAGAGAACTCGGAAGAAAATTCAGGTTCTTCAAGGATGTGGAAAAGATGAATTATTGAAG ATAATGGATTACGCATCTCTCCCACATTTTTGCAAGAGAGAAGGATCGGGGTCTTCTCGACATTCTAGAAACAATGGAATGAGTGATAATTGTTTCTCCTTCGATCATCCTTTCCATCAAGAACTATATAACTTTGTAAGGGAGCAAGCTGCTCCTAGACCACCCTTGAAACAAGGGTCCTTCCATGTGGCGTTCCCCGAGCCCGACGCGGACGACGCCAAAATTGCTAAAACTATAGAAACCGAATTTCATCGGTTGGAAGATCAGAAGGATAAGAATGGGCTCGTAAGATCACTCTCGAAACAAATAAGTGATCTTGACATCAAAATCAACTAA